Proteins from one Nitrobacteraceae bacterium AZCC 2146 genomic window:
- a CDS encoding TPR repeat protein (product_source=COG0790; cath_funfam=1.25.40.10; cog=COG0790; ko=KO:K07126; pfam=PF08238; smart=SM00671; superfamily=81901) encodes MRGPDSHAEKSGARSVLDQMDAASEAFGAGDYLTALEIWGPLAHAGIARAQAHIGTCFAEGWGVEPDLELAVRWLTLSADAGDSAGQRNLAALYFRGDGVKENFKRAAILYRSASEAGDGPAQDMLSWMLLEGKVMVHDYAEARKWALAAAKQNVASSMTRLGMIYHNALGVERNPGLSVHWWRRGAERGDADGQAMLGAAYYLGAGVNRDPGQALTWLLRAQAGNSALASRFLAAARAALTEPEIAEAEQRAARPLPEPSP; translated from the coding sequence ATGCGAGGGCCTGATTCTCATGCGGAGAAATCTGGCGCGCGCTCGGTGCTGGATCAAATGGACGCGGCTTCCGAAGCGTTCGGGGCGGGAGACTATCTGACGGCGCTCGAGATATGGGGACCGCTTGCTCATGCGGGAATCGCGCGGGCGCAGGCTCATATCGGCACATGCTTCGCCGAAGGCTGGGGGGTCGAGCCGGATTTGGAGCTCGCGGTGCGCTGGCTGACGCTATCAGCGGATGCAGGAGACTCTGCCGGGCAACGAAATCTGGCGGCTCTCTATTTCAGAGGTGACGGCGTCAAGGAGAATTTCAAGCGCGCCGCCATACTTTACCGGTCTGCCTCGGAGGCCGGCGACGGGCCAGCACAGGACATGCTGAGCTGGATGCTGCTGGAAGGTAAAGTTATGGTGCACGACTATGCTGAGGCGCGGAAGTGGGCGCTGGCAGCAGCCAAACAAAACGTAGCTTCGTCCATGACGCGCCTTGGAATGATCTATCACAATGCTCTTGGCGTTGAGCGCAATCCGGGCCTCTCGGTTCACTGGTGGCGTCGGGGTGCCGAACGTGGCGATGCGGATGGTCAAGCCATGCTCGGCGCGGCCTATTATCTGGGGGCGGGCGTCAATCGGGATCCGGGCCAGGCCCTGACCTGGCTGTTGCGCGCGCAAGCTGGCAATAGTGCGCTTGCCTCTCGATTTCTCGCTGCGGCCCGGGCAGCACTCACAGAACCCGAGATAGCCGAGGCGGAGCAGCGCGCCGCGAGGCCGCTGCCCGAACCGTCACCATGA